One genomic region from Candidatus Eremiobacteraceae bacterium encodes:
- the gatC gene encoding Asp-tRNA(Asn)/Glu-tRNA(Gln) amidotransferase subunit GatC, producing MPDTPIDIAHVAKLARLALTPDEAARFSAQFGRLFDFIRELQELDVEHVPATAQVIPLRNVLRDDAVRPSLDHDAALKNAPATEGPYFKMPRILE from the coding sequence ATGCCTGACACCCCGATCGATATCGCTCACGTCGCCAAGCTCGCGCGACTCGCGCTGACGCCCGATGAGGCGGCGCGCTTCTCGGCGCAGTTCGGCCGGCTGTTCGACTTCATCCGCGAGCTGCAAGAGCTCGACGTCGAGCACGTGCCCGCCACCGCGCAGGTCATCCCGCTGCGCAACGTGCTGCGCGATGACGCCGTGCGCCCGTCTCTTGATCACGACGCCGCCTTGAAGAATGCGCCGGCGACCGAGGGGCCATACTTCAAGATGCCGCGCATCCTCGAATAG